One region of Vescimonas fastidiosa genomic DNA includes:
- a CDS encoding glycosyltransferase family 2 protein — MVAVGGIVRISNDVELENGRVKHYRLPRSILAFMQVLEYDRSFLASRILFDRFNGSLIISGAFGLFKKDTVIAVGGYDNKTMGEDMELVVKLHEYCTVNNIDYAIRYATDAICWTQVPERLRDLCKQRKRWHLGLFQSMYKHRVMFSNHRFGAVSFVSYLYFLIYELLSPFIEVFGVFTMVLAWWCDLINVPFMLLFFLIYAVFGGVLTLTAFFSRIYTADLTLSFGDGLKAVCLCLFELVFLRFILAWVRCTAFIGYRKKKLSWGRIERRKIDLK, encoded by the coding sequence GTGGTGGCGGTGGGCGGCATCGTGCGCATCTCCAACGATGTGGAGCTGGAAAACGGGCGGGTGAAGCATTACCGCCTGCCGCGCAGCATCCTCGCTTTCATGCAGGTGCTGGAGTACGACCGCTCCTTCCTCGCCTCGCGCATCCTCTTTGACCGCTTCAACGGCTCGCTCATCATTTCCGGCGCGTTCGGACTGTTCAAAAAGGACACGGTCATCGCCGTGGGCGGCTACGACAACAAGACCATGGGCGAGGATATGGAGCTGGTGGTCAAGCTGCACGAATACTGCACGGTCAACAACATCGACTATGCCATCCGCTACGCCACCGACGCCATCTGCTGGACGCAGGTGCCCGAGCGGCTGCGCGATCTGTGCAAGCAGCGAAAGCGCTGGCATCTGGGCCTGTTCCAGAGTATGTACAAGCATCGCGTCATGTTTTCCAATCACAGGTTCGGCGCGGTGAGCTTTGTATCCTATCTCTATTTCCTCATTTACGAGCTGCTCTCGCCGTTTATCGAGGTCTTCGGCGTGTTCACGATGGTGCTCGCATGGTGGTGCGACCTCATCAATGTGCCGTTCATGCTGCTCTTCTTCCTCATCTACGCCGTCTTCGGCGGGGTCCTGACGCTCACCGCCTTCTTCTCACGCATCTATACGGCGGATCTCACGCTCTCGTTCGGCGACGGCCTCAAGGCCGTCTGCCTGTGTCTCTTTGAGCTGGTGTTCCTGCGCTTTATTCTCGCATGGGTGCGCTGCACGGCCTTTATCGGCTATAGGAAGAAAAAACTCAGCTGGGGGCGCATCGAGCGCCGCAAGATCGATTTGAAATAA
- a CDS encoding EAL domain-containing protein has product MRRKKLLKITLYAALTIGALLCCVQDASARETLLISGNADLYPIESYDSHSDSYVGLLPELYRRVSERTDYDLVYLPYSKNTTQAQQAENRQADIISAFPAGTVDNAYLRRSELFCSLPASGKPQNICIGFASALPEAQAEEIARALDGIGAAERLGILAVSVKDGGASLYRTRWLVTLAALGVMMLGAGVALGVLVRKKRAELKANALIDPRYGIGNDGYYLNCMETLIPAPLRNIVYVICIGCDMPSLERRFGETEREEIFSRAAEYLRLGCGREEYLACVGRGMFALVCQCGSREAAQQRAEGLIRGLDGYLAGFRAEYAGAFRAGICSLSENPDCGAEAALYNARQGCALAFRTETPCAFSTRGMIDESEQLERLRGSMSKAVEKGEFEPYLQFVVDRTGTVVGAEAVSRWQNPEEGLLKPSKYIDLMIRAGTITELDLYMLRCACVQLQTWKREGRGTLWLSCNFTRQSIADEKILVRVREIVEQYDFTRDRLVVELTEDSYAHDREAALRTIEGLHAMGLRIVLDDIGAGYSSLSDLSTYPIDGVKIDRSIVTESALPRARALLEGMIRLSHDMGIRVLCEGVEDKATCDAVLAAGCDFIQGFYFSRVLPGREAESFLRSLAARDREEG; this is encoded by the coding sequence GTGCGCCGAAAAAAGCTCTTGAAAATCACGCTCTACGCTGCGCTGACGATCGGAGCGCTGCTGTGCTGTGTGCAGGATGCAAGCGCGAGGGAGACGCTTCTGATCTCGGGAAACGCCGATCTCTATCCCATCGAGTCCTACGACAGCCACAGCGACTCTTATGTGGGTCTGCTGCCGGAGCTGTACCGCCGCGTGAGCGAGCGCACGGACTACGACCTTGTCTACCTGCCGTACAGCAAAAATACCACGCAGGCGCAGCAGGCGGAGAACCGGCAGGCGGATATCATCTCCGCCTTTCCCGCCGGAACGGTGGACAACGCGTACCTGCGCCGCAGCGAGCTTTTCTGCTCACTGCCCGCGTCCGGCAAGCCGCAGAATATCTGCATCGGCTTTGCCTCCGCGCTGCCCGAGGCGCAGGCGGAGGAGATCGCGCGTGCGCTCGACGGCATCGGCGCGGCGGAGCGCCTCGGCATCCTTGCCGTCAGCGTGAAGGACGGCGGCGCGTCGCTCTATCGCACGCGCTGGCTCGTGACGCTCGCGGCGCTGGGCGTGATGATGCTCGGCGCGGGGGTCGCGCTGGGCGTCCTTGTGCGCAAAAAGCGCGCGGAGCTGAAGGCGAACGCCCTCATCGACCCGCGCTACGGCATCGGCAACGACGGGTATTATCTGAACTGCATGGAAACACTCATCCCCGCCCCGCTCAGAAACATCGTCTATGTCATCTGCATCGGCTGCGATATGCCCTCGCTCGAACGGCGCTTTGGCGAGACGGAGCGCGAGGAGATCTTCTCCCGCGCGGCGGAGTATCTGCGCCTTGGCTGCGGACGCGAGGAATACCTCGCCTGCGTGGGGCGCGGGATGTTCGCGCTCGTGTGTCAGTGCGGCAGCCGCGAGGCGGCACAGCAGCGCGCCGAGGGGCTTATCCGCGGGCTGGACGGCTACCTTGCGGGCTTCCGCGCCGAATATGCCGGCGCGTTCCGCGCGGGCATCTGCTCGCTGTCGGAAAACCCCGACTGCGGCGCCGAAGCTGCGCTCTACAATGCGCGCCAGGGCTGCGCCCTCGCGTTCCGCACGGAAACGCCCTGCGCGTTCAGCACGCGCGGTATGATCGACGAGAGCGAGCAGCTCGAGCGTCTGCGCGGCAGCATGAGCAAGGCGGTGGAAAAGGGCGAATTTGAGCCGTACCTCCAGTTCGTCGTCGATCGCACCGGCACGGTCGTCGGCGCGGAGGCCGTCTCGCGCTGGCAAAACCCGGAGGAGGGACTGCTCAAGCCCTCAAAATACATCGACCTGATGATCCGCGCCGGCACGATCACCGAGCTGGATCTCTATATGCTCCGCTGCGCGTGCGTGCAGCTCCAGACATGGAAGCGGGAGGGGCGCGGGACGCTGTGGCTCTCGTGCAACTTCACGCGCCAGTCCATCGCAGACGAAAAGATCCTCGTGCGCGTGCGCGAGATCGTCGAGCAGTACGACTTTACGCGCGACCGCCTTGTGGTGGAGCTGACGGAGGACTCCTACGCGCACGACCGCGAGGCGGCGCTGCGGACGATCGAGGGGCTGCACGCAATGGGGCTTCGCATCGTGCTGGACGATATCGGCGCGGGCTATTCCTCGCTCTCCGACCTGAGCACCTACCCAATCGACGGCGTGAAGATCGACCGCAGCATCGTGACCGAGTCCGCCTTGCCGCGTGCCCGCGCGCTGCTGGAGGGCATGATCCGTCTTTCGCACGACATGGGCATCCGCGTGCTGTGCGAGGGCGTGGAGGACAAGGCAACGTGCGACGCCGTGCTTGCGGCGGGCTGCGACTTCATTCAGGGCTTTTATTTTTCGCGCGTCCTGCCCGGGCGCGAAGCGGAATCCTTCCTGCGCAGCCTGGCGGCGCGCGACAGGGAGGAAGGATAA
- a CDS encoding nucleotidyl cyclase domain-containing protein, with translation MNMVNKKRVGMMMAVTLLIGVLLFCSVFFLVRRANREITQRSFDELTTATRQIAKDFVDTANADQTILSAMAELIAGHDERDNDAVLRIMKSFSLSETFVSTVALLRPDGTLLLTDGGLYRIGGDEFVVFSKADAAVCEARMQAVSSALAAQDYSISYGIAAQRVSAGLGDLVREADENMLKDKRRYYAEHDRRRPR, from the coding sequence ATGAACATGGTCAACAAAAAACGAGTAGGCATGATGATGGCGGTCACGCTCCTGATCGGCGTGCTGCTCTTCTGTTCGGTCTTTTTCCTCGTCCGGCGGGCGAATCGTGAGATCACACAGCGCTCCTTTGACGAATTGACTACCGCGACACGCCAGATCGCAAAGGATTTTGTCGACACGGCGAACGCGGACCAGACCATCCTCTCCGCCATGGCGGAGCTGATCGCGGGGCATGACGAGCGTGACAATGACGCGGTGCTGCGCATCATGAAATCCTTCAGCCTCAGTGAGACCTTTGTCTCCACCGTCGCGCTGCTGCGACCCGACGGCACGCTGCTGCTGACCGACGGCGGCCTTTATCGCATCGGAGGCGACGAGTTTGTCGTCTTTTCAAAGGCAGATGCAGCCGTATGTGAAGCGCGTATGCAGGCGGTATCATCGGCGCTTGCCGCACAGGACTACAGCATTTCCTACGGCATTGCCGCGCAAAGGGTGTCAGCCGGATTGGGAGACCTTGTCCGCGAAGCGGACGAAAATATGCTGAAAGACAAACGGCGCTACTATGCCGAGCACGATCGCAGAAGGCCAAGATAA
- a CDS encoding TlpA family protein disulfide reductase codes for MKAKKILTLLTAALLVLSLAACGTGKDSKKDDGGKKAEIAAFLAAEPATADEAAELHQKLMEQENAILSQNSALWEKVFLSANKNMTMIEDGGNYGDFLLKTIEGAKDQFKSDELKVLNEGAELIREIEGKLTILEQKFPGCGNKPSDGDMSVPAENGKPIEKSDLTKFPAFDGKDLAGNEVKSSTLFGENTVTVVNFWFTTCSPCVGELAELEALNKQLAEKGGAVVGINSFTLDGDKTAIAEAKDILTKKGVSYKNIWFDSKSEAGEFTSGLYSYPTTYVVDKNGNIVGEPIVGAITGQKQAQTLQKLIDQAIASSKG; via the coding sequence ATGAAAGCAAAAAAGATTTTAACCCTATTGACCGCGGCGCTGCTGGTGCTCAGTCTTGCCGCCTGCGGCACGGGCAAGGATAGTAAGAAAGACGACGGCGGCAAAAAGGCTGAAATTGCAGCCTTTTTGGCGGCGGAGCCGGCCACAGCGGACGAGGCGGCGGAGCTGCATCAAAAGCTGATGGAGCAGGAAAATGCGATTCTGTCCCAGAACAGCGCCCTGTGGGAAAAGGTCTTTCTCTCTGCCAATAAAAACATGACCATGATTGAGGACGGCGGCAATTACGGGGATTTCCTGCTCAAAACGATTGAAGGCGCCAAGGACCAGTTCAAATCGGACGAGCTGAAGGTGCTTAACGAAGGCGCGGAGCTGATTCGGGAGATCGAGGGAAAGCTGACGATTCTTGAACAAAAATTCCCCGGCTGCGGCAACAAGCCCTCCGATGGGGACATGAGCGTTCCGGCGGAAAACGGAAAGCCCATCGAGAAGAGCGATCTGACGAAATTTCCCGCATTCGACGGCAAGGACCTTGCGGGAAACGAGGTGAAAAGCAGCACACTGTTTGGGGAAAACACGGTTACCGTGGTAAACTTTTGGTTCACCACCTGCAGCCCCTGCGTGGGAGAGCTTGCCGAGCTGGAAGCGCTTAACAAGCAGCTGGCCGAAAAGGGCGGCGCGGTAGTCGGCATCAACTCCTTTACCCTGGATGGGGACAAAACGGCTATCGCCGAGGCCAAGGATATTCTGACAAAGAAGGGCGTATCCTACAAAAACATTTGGTTTGACTCGAAAAGCGAGGCCGGAGAATTTACCTCCGGACTGTACTCCTATCCGACCACATATGTGGTTGACAAAAACGGCAACATTGTAGGCGAGCCGATCGTCGGCGCGATAACCGGACAAAAGCAGGCGCAGACGCTGCAGAAGCTCATCGATCAGGCCATTGCAAGCAGTAAGGGCTGA
- a CDS encoding 4Fe-4S binding protein: MDNGKHSKKRGGISQGLSRFRGWVQGGAALLSNLHLPNFLKGGIYQGKGKVVCVPGLNCYSCPAASGACPIGSFQAVVGSSKFAFSYYITGFLLLLGVLLGRFICGFLCPFGWFQELLHKIPTRKLSTKRLKPLTYIKYAVLLLAVVLLPALIANDVGMGDPFFCKYLCPQGVLEGAIPLAAVNSGIRSALGVLFSWKLGILITVIVLSVLFYRPFCKWLCPLGAFYALMNRVSLFGMKVDKHKCVSCGKCAKACKMDVDVTKNPDHTECIRCGMCIRACPTKAVSFCYGFGKGKEREPSGEKAETEKQIHNTEKE, translated from the coding sequence TTGGATAACGGTAAACACAGTAAAAAAAGAGGGGGCATTTCGCAGGGCCTCTCCCGCTTTCGCGGATGGGTGCAGGGGGGAGCGGCACTGCTGAGCAACCTGCATCTGCCCAATTTCCTGAAGGGCGGAATTTATCAGGGGAAGGGAAAGGTCGTTTGCGTGCCGGGGCTCAATTGCTATTCCTGCCCGGCCGCGTCGGGCGCCTGCCCCATCGGCTCGTTTCAGGCGGTGGTGGGGTCTTCGAAATTCGCCTTTTCCTACTATATTACAGGATTTCTCCTATTGCTGGGGGTTCTGCTGGGGCGGTTCATCTGCGGATTCCTCTGCCCCTTCGGATGGTTTCAGGAGCTGCTGCACAAGATCCCGACCCGGAAGCTATCCACCAAAAGACTGAAGCCGCTGACCTACATTAAATACGCCGTTTTGCTTTTGGCGGTGGTCCTGCTTCCGGCGCTTATCGCAAACGATGTGGGCATGGGGGACCCGTTCTTCTGTAAGTACCTCTGTCCCCAGGGCGTGCTGGAGGGGGCGATACCCCTTGCCGCCGTCAATTCGGGAATCCGCTCCGCCCTGGGCGTGCTCTTTTCGTGGAAGCTCGGGATACTGATAACGGTGATCGTGCTGAGTGTGCTTTTCTACAGGCCGTTTTGCAAGTGGCTGTGCCCGCTGGGCGCTTTTTATGCGCTGATGAACAGAGTGTCACTTTTCGGAATGAAGGTGGACAAGCACAAGTGCGTTTCCTGCGGAAAGTGCGCGAAGGCATGCAAGATGGATGTGGATGTAACCAAAAACCCCGACCACACCGAATGCATACGCTGCGGCATGTGCATCCGGGCCTGCCCCACCAAGGCGGTGAGCTTCTGCTACGGCTTCGGTAAAGGGAAGGAAAGGGAGCCCTCCGGCGAAAAGGCGGAGACAGAAAAACAAATACACAATACAGAAAAGGAGTAA
- a CDS encoding CD1871A family CXXC motif-containing protein: MLLICGGAMLCYGVLRGEADTVLSKAIRLCLECVGIG, from the coding sequence CTGCTTCTTATCTGCGGAGGGGCAATGCTGTGCTACGGAGTCCTGCGCGGGGAGGCCGATACCGTGCTGAGCAAGGCAATACGGCTGTGTTTGGAGTGTGTGGGAATTGGATAA
- a CDS encoding response regulator transcription factor, whose translation MHILVVEDERALCEAIVRSLRRLAYSVDFCYDGDKALALLGVERYDLVLLDLNLPGADGMTVLRTLRQKDRDTKVLILSARSAVSDKVEGLDAGANDYLAKPFHLEELAARIRSLTRRRFTQNDVVLTCGQVAFDTKSRTATAGGQELSLTRKELGILEYLLLHQGCPVSQEELLDHVWDNRVDHFSNSIRVHISALRKKLRAALGFDPIRNRIGEGYVMEEEKP comes from the coding sequence ATGCATATTTTAGTGGTTGAAGATGAGCGCGCATTGTGTGAGGCGATCGTTCGCAGTCTCAGGCGTCTTGCTTACAGCGTAGATTTTTGCTATGACGGAGACAAAGCCCTTGCGCTGCTGGGCGTGGAGCGGTACGACCTTGTCTTGCTGGATCTGAATCTGCCGGGGGCGGACGGGATGACGGTGCTGCGGACGCTGCGGCAAAAGGACAGAGATACGAAGGTGCTGATTTTGTCGGCGCGCAGTGCCGTTTCCGACAAGGTAGAGGGTCTGGATGCCGGTGCCAATGATTATTTGGCAAAGCCCTTTCATTTAGAGGAGTTAGCCGCCCGGATACGCAGTCTCACCCGGCGCCGATTTACGCAAAACGATGTGGTCCTCACCTGCGGGCAGGTAGCCTTTGACACCAAATCCCGTACCGCCACAGCCGGCGGGCAGGAGCTATCCCTTACCCGAAAGGAGCTTGGAATACTGGAATACCTGCTCCTGCACCAGGGCTGCCCGGTCAGTCAGGAGGAGCTGCTGGACCATGTGTGGGATAACCGTGTGGACCATTTCAGCAATTCCATCCGGGTGCATATCTCCGCGCTGCGAAAGAAGCTGCGCGCCGCCCTGGGCTTTGACCCGATCCGCAATCGCATCGGAGAGGGCTATGTTATGGAGGAAGAGAAACCGTGA
- a CDS encoding sensor histidine kinase: MKNLSLQWRITLMTALLIGATCIFMNVLIGYSGRHYMDSIGSHITGYEETGGEDPDFFDPRRERLDQELTIVIHGAQESFIATNWYITAAAALLGGVLAYFLSGHALKPLRTFAAQVEKVQPNNLTDTKIPEAVLPEFRQFSRSFNQMLDRLDSGFAAQRQFTGNAAHELRTPLSLMQAQLELFSAEHPEVSPETADFLRLLREQTERMTQMTKTLLEMSELRTVPCTERIEIGPMVEEIFTDLAPLAERKNITLKATGDGTMTGSDTLLYRLLYNLTENAIRYNRPDGTVHIAVAYEASCLHITVTDTGCGIPQPYRESIFQPFFRVDKSRSRENGGVGLGLSLAWEIVALHGGEIRVAESSEKGTTIAVSFPTDASAD, from the coding sequence GTGAAAAATCTATCCCTGCAGTGGCGCATCACCCTGATGACCGCGCTTCTTATCGGCGCCACCTGTATTTTCATGAATGTCCTGATCGGCTACTCCGGCAGGCATTACATGGATTCCATAGGCTCCCACATTACGGGCTACGAGGAAACGGGCGGAGAAGATCCGGATTTTTTCGACCCCCGGCGGGAAAGGCTTGACCAGGAGCTTACCATCGTCATTCACGGCGCGCAGGAATCCTTTATCGCTACCAACTGGTATATTACGGCGGCAGCGGCACTGCTGGGCGGTGTGCTTGCGTACTTTTTAAGCGGCCATGCCCTGAAGCCTCTGCGCACCTTTGCCGCCCAGGTGGAAAAGGTGCAGCCGAACAATCTGACGGATACAAAGATCCCCGAAGCGGTCCTGCCGGAGTTCCGGCAGTTCAGCCGGTCCTTCAATCAGATGCTTGACCGCCTTGACTCCGGCTTTGCCGCTCAGCGGCAGTTCACCGGAAACGCCGCCCATGAGCTGCGCACGCCGCTTTCCCTGATGCAGGCGCAGCTTGAGCTGTTTTCCGCAGAGCATCCCGAGGTATCCCCGGAAACGGCAGACTTTCTCCGTTTGCTGCGCGAGCAGACCGAGCGCATGACTCAGATGACAAAAACCCTCCTGGAGATGAGCGAGCTTCGGACGGTACCCTGCACCGAGCGCATAGAGATAGGGCCTATGGTAGAGGAGATCTTTACCGATCTGGCCCCCCTTGCCGAGAGGAAGAACATTACCCTCAAGGCCACCGGTGACGGCACCATGACCGGCAGCGACACACTGCTCTACCGCCTGCTCTATAATCTCACCGAAAACGCCATCCGCTACAACCGCCCTGACGGAACGGTGCATATCGCGGTAGCATATGAGGCCAGCTGCCTTCATATCACGGTGACGGATACCGGCTGCGGCATCCCCCAGCCGTACCGGGAGAGCATTTTTCAGCCCTTCTTTCGGGTGGATAAATCCCGCAGTCGGGAAAACGGCGGCGTGGGGCTGGGACTGTCTCTGGCGTGGGAGATTGTGGCCCTCCACGGCGGCGAAATTCGGGTGGCGGAAAGCTCCGAAAAGGGGACGACCATCGCCGTGAGCTTTCCCACGGACGCAAGCGCGGATTAA
- a CDS encoding TetR/AcrR family transcriptional regulator produces the protein MAKKAGRNTKARIVAAAWRLFYEQGYEDTTVEDIVFESETSKGSFYHYFEGKDALLGSLSVLFDEKYEELRPRIDPEADAVETLVFLNRELFNMIDNSVSLELLARLFSSQLVTRGEKHLLDRNRTYFKLLYQIIRDGQSRGQLRTDMTANEIAKAYAMFERGMMYDWCLCGGEYALGRYSALMMPMFLQGFRPER, from the coding sequence ATGGCGAAGAAGGCGGGGCGGAACACGAAGGCGCGGATCGTGGCGGCGGCGTGGAGGCTGTTTTATGAGCAGGGATACGAGGACACCACGGTGGAGGACATCGTGTTTGAGTCGGAGACCTCCAAGGGCTCCTTTTACCACTATTTTGAGGGGAAGGACGCACTGCTGGGGTCGCTGTCGGTGCTGTTTGATGAAAAGTACGAGGAGCTGCGGCCCCGGATCGACCCGGAGGCTGACGCAGTGGAGACGCTGGTGTTTTTGAACCGGGAGCTTTTCAATATGATCGACAACAGCGTGTCCCTGGAGCTGCTGGCACGGCTGTTTTCCTCGCAGCTGGTGACAAGAGGGGAAAAGCACCTGCTGGACCGCAACCGCACTTATTTTAAGCTGCTGTACCAGATCATCCGGGACGGGCAGAGCCGGGGGCAGCTTCGCACGGACATGACGGCCAATGAGATCGCCAAGGCCTACGCCATGTTTGAGCGGGGAATGATGTACGACTGGTGCCTGTGCGGCGGGGAGTACGCCTTGGGGCGGTACAGCGCGCTGATGATGCCGATGTTTTTGCAGGGATTTCGGCCGGAGCGGTAA
- a CDS encoding transglutaminase domain-containing protein, with the protein MDGYYYKGLDRAEKAAYEQMKTGLEALAPSIRVVRLESERLAEVYLRLKLDTPLLFYVVGYSYRYYPGADHVELIPEYLFEKSKIRTHQQAISARMQRLVRPLQGKSQLEKELAIHDFILENVRYDKLKKSYSHEIIGPMTQGVGVCEGIAKTVKALCDAVGVECIIALSEANPERGVRYRHTWNILTIDGKRYHLDATFDNSLQRGVKRYDYFNLDDRHIFLDHEKLVLPVPACGDEKGYYYRSVSLTRPEDVENRVRQALRKKQAHFVFHWRGGGLNREILADLLDRAAAQAGKKGLGVSCAVNVRQAVIQLDFGAARETEVQQPDEGQEE; encoded by the coding sequence ATGGACGGGTACTATTACAAGGGGCTGGATCGGGCGGAAAAGGCGGCCTATGAGCAGATGAAAACCGGACTGGAGGCACTGGCTCCCTCCATACGGGTGGTCCGGCTGGAGAGTGAGCGGCTGGCGGAGGTATATCTGCGGCTGAAGCTGGACACGCCGCTGCTGTTTTATGTGGTGGGGTACAGCTATCGGTACTATCCGGGGGCGGACCATGTGGAGCTTATTCCGGAGTATCTCTTTGAAAAGAGTAAGATACGCACCCATCAGCAGGCCATTTCCGCCCGGATGCAGCGGCTTGTGCGGCCCTTGCAGGGGAAAAGTCAGTTGGAGAAGGAATTGGCCATTCACGACTTTATTTTGGAGAATGTCCGCTATGACAAGCTGAAAAAGTCCTATTCCCATGAGATCATCGGGCCTATGACCCAGGGGGTCGGCGTGTGCGAGGGCATTGCCAAAACGGTGAAGGCCCTGTGCGACGCGGTGGGGGTGGAGTGCATCATTGCCCTCAGCGAAGCCAATCCGGAGAGGGGGGTACGATACCGCCATACCTGGAACATACTCACAATAGACGGAAAACGATACCATTTAGACGCCACCTTTGACAATTCGCTGCAGCGGGGCGTGAAGCGGTATGACTATTTTAATCTGGATGACCGGCATATTTTCCTGGACCACGAGAAGCTGGTGCTGCCGGTGCCGGCGTGCGGGGACGAAAAGGGGTACTACTACCGCTCTGTGTCCCTGACGAGGCCCGAGGATGTGGAAAACCGGGTGCGCCAGGCCCTGCGAAAGAAGCAGGCGCATTTTGTGTTTCACTGGCGGGGCGGCGGGCTGAACCGGGAGATACTGGCGGACCTGCTGGACCGGGCGGCGGCGCAGGCCGGGAAGAAGGGCTTGGGCGTAAGCTGCGCGGTGAATGTGCGGCAGGCGGTGATCCAGCTGGACTTCGGCGCGGCCAGAGAGACGGAGGTGCAGCAGCCGGACGAGGGGCAGGAGGAATAA
- the phoU gene encoding phosphate signaling complex protein PhoU, translating to MRNRFDRQLAQLNRELTEMGALCEEVIALAFRALTEGDKTLAAKVAPVDAEIDEKERSIESLCLKLLLQQQPVSRDLRQISAALKMITDMERIGDQAEDIAEIVSFLDGAAEHDDLLRQMAQAVICMVTDSVDAYVKQDTNLAKRVIARDDQVDEYFSQVKRRLIGCIARDPENGESVLDLLMIAKYYERIGDHATNIAEWVIFSVTGAHPPEE from the coding sequence ATGAGAAACAGATTCGACCGGCAGCTGGCCCAGCTGAACCGGGAGCTGACGGAGATGGGCGCTTTGTGCGAGGAGGTCATTGCCCTGGCCTTCCGGGCGCTGACCGAGGGAGACAAGACACTGGCTGCCAAGGTAGCACCGGTGGATGCGGAGATCGACGAAAAGGAGCGGAGCATCGAGTCCCTGTGCCTGAAGCTGCTCTTACAGCAGCAGCCGGTGTCAAGGGATCTGCGGCAAATTTCCGCGGCGCTGAAGATGATAACGGACATGGAGCGCATTGGCGACCAGGCAGAGGATATTGCGGAAATTGTGTCGTTTTTGGACGGGGCGGCGGAGCATGACGACCTGCTGCGGCAGATGGCCCAGGCGGTGATCTGCATGGTGACGGACAGCGTGGACGCCTATGTGAAGCAGGACACAAATCTGGCCAAGCGGGTCATTGCCCGGGACGACCAGGTAGACGAATACTTCAGCCAGGTAAAGCGGCGGCTTATCGGGTGTATCGCCCGGGACCCGGAGAACGGGGAGTCGGTGCTGGACCTGCTGATGATCGCCAAGTATTACGAGCGCATCGGCGATCACGCCACCAACATCGCCGAGTGGGTGATTTTCTCGGTGACAGGGGCACACCCGCCGGAGGAGTGA
- the pstB gene encoding phosphate ABC transporter ATP-binding protein PstB produces MDPILQAKDLNLWYGANQALHHITLDIPAHEITAFIGPSGCGKSTFLRTLNRMNDLITGVKIQGEVNFHGENIYEPSVDPTVLRRRIGMVFQKANPFPMSIYDNVAYGPRTHGIRGRKELDEIVERSLRSAAIWDEVKDRLKKSALGLSGGQQQRLCIARALAVEPEVLLMDEATSALDPISTSKIEDLAIELKSKYTVVMVTHNMQQAARISDNTAFFLLGELVEMGKTEKLFAYPQDKRTEDYITGRFG; encoded by the coding sequence ATGGATCCCATTTTGCAGGCAAAGGACCTGAACCTGTGGTACGGGGCCAACCAAGCGCTGCATCATATTACCCTGGACATCCCGGCCCATGAGATCACCGCCTTTATTGGGCCCTCGGGCTGCGGCAAGTCCACCTTTTTGCGGACGCTGAACCGCATGAACGACCTGATAACGGGGGTGAAAATTCAGGGCGAGGTGAATTTTCACGGGGAGAACATCTATGAGCCTTCCGTGGACCCCACGGTGCTGCGCCGGCGCATCGGCATGGTGTTTCAAAAGGCCAACCCATTCCCCATGAGCATTTACGACAATGTGGCCTACGGCCCCCGGACCCACGGCATCCGGGGACGGAAGGAGCTGGACGAGATCGTGGAGAGGTCTCTGCGGTCGGCGGCCATCTGGGATGAGGTGAAGGATAGGCTTAAAAAGAGCGCTCTGGGGCTCTCCGGCGGACAGCAGCAGAGACTGTGCATCGCCCGAGCCTTGGCGGTGGAGCCGGAGGTGCTGCTGATGGACGAGGCCACCAGCGCCCTGGACCCCATTTCCACCTCGAAAATCGAGGATCTGGCCATTGAACTCAAGAGCAAGTACACCGTGGTGATGGTGACCCACAACATGCAGCAGGCGGCCCGTATCTCCGACAACACAGCCTTCTTCCTGCTGGGAGAGCTGGTGGAGATGGGAAAGACAGAAAAGCTCTTCGCTTATCCCCAGGACAAGCGGACAGAGGACTATATCACCGGGAGGTTTGGCTAA